In Oryza sativa Japonica Group chromosome 1, ASM3414082v1, the genomic stretch TGCCCCTGCTCCCGAAGCAGAGGAACACCACGCTCTGCTTCGGTTGGCGGTCCAGCCACTCGAGGCACTCGTGCCGCGCGTCGTTCTCCTTGAGCTTGCCCCCATCGACCAGCGGCCCAACGCAGTAGATCGCGGGCACCGAGCGGCCGGACGGCAGGCAGAGGCCGCCGCGGATCGCTTTCAGGGCCCTCGTCTCCAACCAATCGAAGCTGTTCACCAGAATGCCTCTCGCTTCAGCCATCCGGGAGCAGTGGTGAATCCGGGTCGTGCCCACGTCGCTCTCCCTGTCTTGCATGGTGTCCGGCATGTCCAGCGCGCGAATCGTCGGCACGCCGGAGAAGCTCAGCACCGTGTCGGCCATGTCCTTGAAAGAGGATGGAGCCGAGCGGGCGACATGCGGAACCTGGAGGTAGATCGCTAGGTCGCTGGCCGCAGACGGGTAGAACATGTAGGCCGggacggcgagctcggcggcgacgtcgagcgCGTCGATGCAGAACATGTCGACCACGAGAGCGTCGACGGCAGCAGGGAACGAGCGCAGGAGCTCCCGGAGCACGGGGTTGGCGAGGCGGAGCGCGTCGACGATCCACATGACGGGGTGGGAGTACGTCTTGCCCTCGCAGGACGGGATGGGAAGGAGGCGGACACCGATGGAGGGGCACACGGCGGCGATGCGGGCGATCGCGCCGGCCAGCACAGCGCCCTTGTCAGgcgggtcggcgacggcgagggtgaCGGAGACACCGCGGCGGACGAGGGCCTCGGCGAGCTGCACCATGGGGTTGAGATGGCCCACCGCAGGGCAAGGGTAGAGCAGCACCGTCTTCTCCACCATGGCCATGGCCACGCTTCTCGCAGCAGATCAGTCGTTGGAGGAAACGGGTGCGCGCGCGGACTGCGGGATAGCAAAATCGTGTGAAAATGCCCACGGAATCAGTGGCTCCTGGTTTTGTGCCAGCGAAAAGCCCAAAACGCCACAGGCCGGCGGCCGCACGAGACAGGCAGACAGCACAGCAACAGCACGTGGGTGTCTCCCGAATTAGCTAGCTGCAGGAAGTTATCCCGACCGTCGATTGCTGGATCCGACGGTTGGCTTACATCTGTCGCGCATAACACCAAAAGCCGTGTAGCACATGCCGGACATACAATGGTCACGCTGTTTTCGCCGTATAGCTGGGCGTTTGTACGCACGGCTGTTGAGCGTTCACGATTTCACGTATATCGATGAGTGATGATGCCATGCATGACGGAACGACCAGGCCAAAGTCCAAAACCGGGAAACACAGGCTGACAAGGCGGTGCGCGCTGGTCATGAGCTCTAGTATTGCACACAGAAAAACGGCGGTTTTTTCCGAGAGGCGACTGACGAGAGAGAGGTAGATCATCACGAGAGAGTAGTTAGCTACTCcgtccatcccataatataaaaaattttagatgAATGTGATACATACTACTAGATAATCTAATACAATATATTTAGACAAAGTTAAGTTATCTAGATTCATGGTATTAGGGTGTGTcacattcacccaaaatctcttatattatactccctccgtttcacaatgtaagtcattctaacatttttcacattcatatcgatgttaatgaatctaaacatatatatctatctagattcattaacatcgatatgaatgtggaaaatggtagaatgacttatattatgaaacggaggaagtaggacGAATGAAGTACCTCTCTAACTACTGTAGCTCTAAAACTTAACATATCATCTATAACTAATTAACTTAATACTCTAGAATAGTTAACTATATACTACATACTAATCATTAATATATGACTCGTATTTCTCTCTTACATGTTTTATTGGAGCTCATGCTATagtggctataaatctgtagcatGTTTTTCCCCTCTATCCTATCATATTTCTTCTATATAAGTATAAATATGATGTGACAACATTTATAACCCGCTTACATCATCTTAATGTACTCGCTTGAGATGATGTTAGAACAGGTACAATAACAAACTGTAAGTCAGCTATAAGCATACGTGGAGGAGTGAAGAGAAGCGGATTTGTATCCAACTGCAGCACGGATTCCAAAACgctatgtgtgtatgacatgcgGGATCAATTATTAATGTtgtagtatatatttgtagttaactattgtatgaattatctattagattggttatatataatttgaagatagtagttggctatattattaaacttgctcttagtaatACCTTTTCTGCTGGTGAAAATTAACAAGTGAAAACTTCTCGTTAATTATCATTcaggatgattttttttcattattcaTGTTCACTTTTCCGGTGAAATTGCCCGAGGTAGAATATGTGATACAATAAGCTTTTTGCAGAATATTATCTTTCCAATAAGAAAATGAGAATTTTTTATAACCAAAGTGTGACACTGCCATGTAAGGCCATTCGCAGCGTCGTAGGTTAACGTTCGTGCAAGCTCAGAGATTCCGAGCCAGGTCGACGTGTGTTGTGCCCCAGCGTAGAACATGAAATGTCATTTGGACACGCGAACCTCGTCATAAATTGTCAGATGGTCAGGTGGAAGGCACACGGCGACGGTCGAAACAACGTTGGGGTGGTCATGCCCCATTGAGCTGGCCCCATCCTAAACTTTACCCGCTGCCACCgtcgagccgtcgccgtcgccgtctcccgAGGCCAGATCCGATGAGCTCAGATCGGATCTGGCAAGCTCGGCGGtgaggagtggccgccgccactgccaacATCAAGTTGCTGTCATTGCCAACGTTGAGCTATTGCCATCGCCTTCAAGATCAGATCTAGTGACTTACAAGCTCTACAAGAAGAGGGGCGGCACCGACGCCCCAAGGTGGAGGGAGA encodes the following:
- the LOC4327868 gene encoding anthocyanidin 5,3-O-glucosyltransferase, producing the protein MAMVEKTVLLYPCPAVGHLNPMVQLAEALVRRGVSVTLAVADPPDKGAVLAGAIARIAAVCPSIGVRLLPIPSCEGKTYSHPVMWIVDALRLANPVLRELLRSFPAAVDALVVDMFCIDALDVAAELAVPAYMFYPSAASDLAIYLQVPHVARSAPSSFKDMADTVLSFSGVPTIRALDMPDTMQDRESDVGTTRIHHCSRMAEARGILVNSFDWLETRALKAIRGGLCLPSGRSVPAIYCVGPLVDGGKLKENDARHECLEWLDRQPKQSVVFLCFGSRGTFSVSQLSEMARGIENSGHRFLWAVRSNLGEVDLEALFPEGFLERTQGRGFVVKNWAPQSAVLQHGAVGAFVTHCGWNSSLEAIMSGVPMICWPLYAEQRLNKAHLVEEMKLGVLVEGYDGELVKADELETKVRLVMESEEGKRLRERSAMAKEMAADAVKDGGSSDMAFAEFLNNLGTNNVKSGPRDTPVHD